ATGGCGTGACCGATCCGGCCATCAGCCTGCTCCAACTGAACGTCATCAATCCCTTGTGCGACGATCAGATCGTCGATTTCATCAAGGACAAGCGCGAGGTGCTGTTGGTCGAGGAAGGCCAGCCGGACCTGATGGAGCAGCAAATCCGCGCCATGCTGCACCAGCGCGGCGTCAGTACGCCGTTTCATGGCCATGACCTGATCCCTGGCGTCGGCGAACTGGTGCCCGGGCGTGTGCTGCAGCCGTTAACCGAGTTCATGGCCCGCCTGCTGCCGGAACGTGCCGACAACCTGCGCGCCACAGCCACGGCGTACCTGGAGCGGCAAAAGCTGGCGGCGACCTTGTTCCCACGGCCGGTCACACCGCGCCCGCCGACCTTCTGTACCGGCTGTCCGGAGCGGCCGGTGTTCAGCATGATGAAAATCAACGAGATGCTCACCGGCCAGAAGGACTGGCATGCCACCGACGTCGGCTGCTACGGCATGGCGGGTTTGGCGCCGTTCCACATGGCTGACTCCAACATCGGCATGGGCGGTGGCCTGGCCGCTGCCAGCGCGCTGTCGGCCATGTCGGAACAGAAGAACGTCTCTGTGGTTGGCGATGGCACCTTGTGGCACTCGGCCCTCAACACCTGCGTGGTGAACGGTCTTTACAACAAACAGGATGCCACCTACCTGGTACTCGACAATAAGTGGACCGCCATGACCGGCGCCCACGAGAACCCCAACTCCGGCCCGCAGCTCACCGGTCAGGCCAGCGGCGGCGTGTTCAATATTGAGCGCACCTTCAAGGGCCTGGGCGTCAAGCACGTCCAGAAAGCCAACCCCTACAATTTCCGCGACTTTCAGAAGAAACTGAAAAAAATCCAGGCCGACCCGGACCCGCAGCTACGGGTGCTGATTTCCGAAGCCGAATGCCAGCTGCAGCGCCAGCGTACGTTCAAGCCGATGCGCGCCAAGGCGATTGCCGAAGGTAAGCGTACGGAAGTCGAGCGCCTGGGCGTGGACGAGGAGGTCTGCGTTGGTGACCACTCCTGCATGCGCGTCAACGGCTGCCCCTCGTTGACGCTGGAGGAATCACCGAACACGCTCAAGAGCGCACCGGTGGCGGCCATCGACACCACCTGCGTCGGTTGTGGCGTGTGTGGCGAAATTGCCCATGCGGCCCAGCTTTGCCCGTCCTTTCACAAAGTGACGGTCGTGCGCAACGCCGGTCGCTTCGAGCGTTTCATGCAGAAACTCAGTGAGCGCCTGCTGCCGGCGCTGCGCGCCGCCTGACCGGGGGAGTCCATATGTCACGGCAAGACCGCGCTACGCGCGTCCTCATTGGCACTGTCG
This sequence is a window from Immundisolibacter sp.. Protein-coding genes within it:
- a CDS encoding thiamine pyrophosphate-dependent enzyme, giving the protein MSHAFNTSEIDQLEHRAGESLYGDGALVVLKGMLEAGISYFGGYPGAPTANLIDAAADAYEPVLKKYGVYVESSANEMSAAAMCTASVFAPVRGAVTWKVLGNGVSTDVVDHISQIGVLGGCVLVVGEDYGVSSTTVAQRTLPWAMKSGIVVIDPRADQQLLLRMTRESFELSELSTCVVALLLRPQLSHANAKVEVGDNKIGEYNVISKLKAGIKDPSRYPLPPNTQRQELERYRDRLPRAREYIIAQGLNETFGAPDTPIGLITHGTVFNTVMRLLSLLGLADEDGVTDPAISLLQLNVINPLCDDQIVDFIKDKREVLLVEEGQPDLMEQQIRAMLHQRGVSTPFHGHDLIPGVGELVPGRVLQPLTEFMARLLPERADNLRATATAYLERQKLAATLFPRPVTPRPPTFCTGCPERPVFSMMKINEMLTGQKDWHATDVGCYGMAGLAPFHMADSNIGMGGGLAAASALSAMSEQKNVSVVGDGTLWHSALNTCVVNGLYNKQDATYLVLDNKWTAMTGAHENPNSGPQLTGQASGGVFNIERTFKGLGVKHVQKANPYNFRDFQKKLKKIQADPDPQLRVLISEAECQLQRQRTFKPMRAKAIAEGKRTEVERLGVDEEVCVGDHSCMRVNGCPSLTLEESPNTLKSAPVAAIDTTCVGCGVCGEIAHAAQLCPSFHKVTVVRNAGRFERFMQKLSERLLPALRAA